The following proteins are encoded in a genomic region of Bacilli bacterium:
- a CDS encoding FtsW/RodA/SpoVE family cell cycle protein, whose amino-acid sequence MLVSFRKIDWTIVAILFLFMIISSVLIYSATYNTRFFSSHLYIKNILNYVLGFLVFFGMILVDYRILLKTSLYSYLFGILMLIAVYFFGVEINGARSWFELPLGFNFQPAELMKIILIVAIAKYISRKEGEHLELVRDIMPIGGIVLLPFMLVLIQPDLGNAIIYLVILVGMLWIGNIKYSYVLIGLAAFAAFLALFLFLYGAYHQQLYGFLEKHHSEHWMDRIDTFLHPESVSNDDAYQVNNAKIAIGSGELHGEGFLRGNSVHSRVPLPFSDSIFAVIGEEFGFIGSSVLLVLYFLLIYRLILTAIQCSDLSGAIIIFGIVSMFVFQIFENVGMLIGIMPLTGITLPFVSYGGTSVLINMLSLGLVLSIKVHQEELPPF is encoded by the coding sequence GTGCTTGTTTCTTTCCGCAAAATCGATTGGACGATCGTCGCGATTCTTTTTTTGTTCATGATCATCAGTTCGGTGCTGATTTACAGCGCGACGTACAATACCAGATTTTTCAGCTCCCATCTGTATATAAAAAATATTTTAAACTATGTTCTCGGCTTTCTTGTCTTTTTCGGCATGATTCTTGTCGATTACCGAATTTTGTTGAAAACGTCGTTGTATTCGTATTTGTTCGGCATTCTGATGTTGATTGCCGTTTATTTTTTTGGCGTGGAAATCAATGGCGCGCGCAGCTGGTTTGAACTGCCGTTGGGATTCAATTTTCAGCCGGCCGAATTGATGAAAATCATTTTAATCGTGGCGATCGCCAAATATATCTCGCGCAAGGAAGGCGAACATCTGGAACTGGTGCGGGATATTATGCCGATCGGCGGAATTGTGCTGCTGCCGTTTATGCTTGTTTTGATTCAGCCCGATTTGGGCAACGCCATCATTTACCTGGTTATTCTGGTCGGGATGCTGTGGATCGGCAACATCAAGTATTCGTATGTGTTGATCGGATTGGCGGCTTTCGCGGCGTTTCTGGCGCTGTTTTTATTTTTGTACGGCGCCTACCACCAGCAATTGTACGGTTTTTTGGAAAAACATCACAGTGAACACTGGATGGACCGCATCGACACGTTTTTGCACCCGGAAAGCGTCTCCAACGACGATGCTTATCAGGTCAACAACGCCAAAATCGCCATCGGTTCGGGCGAACTGCACGGCGAAGGCTTTTTGCGGGGCAATTCGGTGCACAGCCGCGTTCCTTTGCCGTTTTCCGATTCGATTTTTGCCGTCATCGGCGAGGAGTTCGGGTTTATCGGGTCGTCTGTATTGCTTGTGCTTTATTTTTTGCTTATTTACCGTTTGATTTTGACCGCCATTCAGTGCAGCGATTTAAGCGGAGCGATCATCATATTCGGCATCGTTTCGATGTTTGTATTTCAAATATTTGAAAATGTCGGCATGCTGATCGGCATTATGCCTTTGACCGGCATCACCCTGCCGTTTGTCAGTTATGGCGGAACCTCCGTACTGATCAATATGCTTTCGTTGGGGCTGGTCTTAAGCATCAAAGTCCACCAGGAAGAGTTGCCTCCTTTCTAA